One window of Nocardia sp. NBC_00508 genomic DNA carries:
- a CDS encoding MFS transporter, translating to MPGPTPENHFVSIIDEHPITLRQKKIVAAAVLADMMEFFDYFLLGFILSIITSTWDLTFGQTAVILLTSGVGFLVGAVLCGYIADRIGRRKVFMWTVVTFSVATGAMALVPEGGWLFLSLLRFVVGCGVGGLYAVDLPLVQEFVPARRRGQLGGLVTMFIPAGLLLGSLSTALLGDTLGWRGLVLIGLLPALLSLYIRKVVPESPRWLMSQGRAEQARESIAWAVELAPEDVELPPAEQTARPRWRELFHYPHALTVSWLTNLTITTAAYGVLFWGPSLLVLTLGITPARAAFLFIFMSVASLAGRALFAYLSERIGRRMSGVLLGTASTPFFIAAAFGSTEPTLWGVSLFYLMMLGAFFFADGGFAIVGPYAAEVWPTRLRASGMGSALGVGSLGRIGGPMLLALIAGSGNLVTPMATTDAITPAFLLFAACTAGAAVVFAVFGIETKGRTIDEIDAGLRRGPRRLATAAPIGSEAVE from the coding sequence ATGCCAGGCCCGACACCAGAAAATCACTTCGTCTCTATCATCGACGAACACCCGATAACCCTGCGGCAGAAGAAGATTGTCGCGGCGGCCGTGCTGGCCGACATGATGGAATTCTTCGACTACTTCCTCCTCGGATTCATTCTGTCGATCATCACCTCCACGTGGGACCTCACCTTCGGCCAGACGGCGGTCATCCTGCTCACCTCCGGCGTGGGTTTCCTCGTCGGCGCGGTGCTGTGCGGATACATCGCGGACCGTATCGGGAGGCGCAAGGTCTTCATGTGGACGGTGGTCACGTTCTCGGTAGCGACAGGAGCCATGGCGCTGGTTCCCGAGGGTGGATGGCTGTTTCTGTCGCTGCTGCGCTTCGTCGTCGGATGCGGGGTCGGCGGCCTGTACGCGGTGGACCTTCCTCTCGTTCAGGAATTCGTCCCGGCCAGGCGCCGCGGTCAGCTCGGTGGGTTGGTGACCATGTTCATCCCGGCGGGACTGCTTCTCGGGAGTTTGTCGACCGCGCTCCTCGGCGACACGCTCGGGTGGCGGGGTCTGGTGCTCATCGGACTGCTGCCCGCATTGCTCTCGCTGTACATCCGCAAGGTCGTCCCCGAGTCGCCGAGGTGGCTGATGAGCCAGGGACGCGCGGAGCAGGCGCGGGAGTCGATCGCGTGGGCCGTCGAGCTGGCTCCCGAGGACGTCGAGTTGCCACCGGCGGAGCAGACCGCAAGGCCGCGCTGGCGAGAGCTTTTCCATTACCCACATGCGCTCACCGTGAGCTGGCTGACCAACCTGACCATCACCACAGCGGCCTACGGCGTATTGTTCTGGGGTCCTTCGCTGTTGGTGCTCACCCTCGGCATTACCCCGGCCCGCGCCGCCTTTCTCTTCATCTTCATGAGCGTGGCAAGTCTGGCGGGCCGAGCCTTGTTCGCTTACCTTTCCGAGCGGATCGGCCGCCGGATGTCCGGGGTCCTGCTGGGCACGGCGTCGACACCGTTCTTCATCGCCGCCGCGTTCGGCTCGACCGAGCCGACCCTCTGGGGTGTCTCGCTGTTCTACCTCATGATGCTGGGCGCCTTCTTCTTCGCCGACGGCGGATTCGCCATCGTCGGCCCGTATGCCGCGGAGGTCTGGCCGACGCGGCTGCGCGCGTCGGGGATGGGTTCGGCGCTCGGTGTGGGCAGCCTCGGCCGCATCGGCGGTCCGATGCTGCTGGCGTTGATCGCGGGCTCCGGCAACCTGGTGACCCCCATGGCCACAACGGACGCCATCACACCGGCGTTCCTGTTGTTCGCGGCCTGCACAGCCGGCGCGGCCGTGGTCTTCGCCGTCTTCGGAATCGAGACGAAGGGCCGCACCATCGATGAAATCGACGCGGGTCTGCGCCGAGGACCACGCCGACTCGCCACGGCCGCGCCGATCGGATCGGAGGCGGTCGAATGA
- a CDS encoding CoA-transferase → MSPRIVTAEQAADLILEGSTVAVDGFTMMGVAEEVYAAIERSFLESGRPHGLTLVHASGQANRAAGLDHFAHRGLVARVVGSHWGLAPRMSALLGGDEVPGVCLPQGQLSTLYRAIAAGRPGNLSTVGIATFVDPRVDGGRINHSARGMIAPNTYVDVVTLDGRDYLRYKSFPIDVGILRASAVDEAGNASQSEEASGLDALSLAQAVRNSGGFVICQAKQVVPRGAIAAREVSVPGTLIDYIVPVDDVDTGHRQTDSATLDRALVSGFATVDELSAALSSTPVTRERARVGERGARLVEPGDVINVGTGIPGDTIGGALARAGLLDQVTMTIESGVYDGLPLGGTDFGAARNPSAIIGHAAQFDFYNGGGADIAFMGAGQVSGTGDVNVSVLGGRVIGCGGFIDILDGARRICFLLSAGGRNRKFVDHVDHTTFSGQAALAKDQQVYLATEDVTLRLTAAGWVVHDLDPSVGTGDVLRNIPILTDSLERSSESKE, encoded by the coding sequence ATGAGCCCACGCATCGTCACCGCCGAGCAAGCCGCGGATCTCATCCTTGAGGGCTCCACTGTTGCCGTCGACGGATTCACCATGATGGGTGTCGCCGAGGAGGTGTACGCGGCAATCGAGCGTTCGTTCCTCGAGTCCGGCCGCCCACACGGACTGACCCTGGTGCACGCATCGGGGCAGGCCAACCGGGCTGCTGGTCTCGACCACTTCGCGCACCGCGGCCTTGTCGCCCGCGTCGTCGGATCGCACTGGGGTCTTGCGCCGCGGATGAGCGCCTTGCTCGGCGGGGACGAAGTACCCGGTGTGTGCCTTCCTCAGGGGCAGTTGTCGACGCTGTACCGCGCTATAGCCGCCGGGCGGCCCGGCAACCTGAGCACCGTCGGCATCGCGACCTTTGTGGACCCACGTGTCGACGGTGGCCGGATCAATCATTCCGCTCGCGGCATGATCGCGCCGAATACGTACGTGGATGTCGTCACCTTGGATGGCCGGGATTACCTGCGCTACAAGTCGTTCCCGATCGATGTCGGGATTCTCCGGGCCTCGGCGGTCGACGAGGCAGGCAATGCCAGCCAGTCCGAGGAGGCTTCGGGCCTGGACGCCCTTTCCCTTGCCCAGGCGGTGCGTAACAGCGGAGGGTTCGTGATCTGCCAGGCCAAACAGGTCGTGCCAAGGGGCGCGATCGCTGCGCGTGAGGTCAGCGTGCCCGGGACGCTGATCGACTACATCGTCCCGGTGGACGACGTCGATACCGGTCACCGCCAGACGGATTCCGCGACGCTGGACCGCGCGCTGGTCTCCGGGTTCGCCACTGTCGATGAGCTATCGGCGGCGCTGTCGTCCACGCCGGTGACCCGCGAGCGGGCGCGGGTCGGCGAACGGGGTGCGCGGCTCGTCGAACCCGGCGATGTGATCAACGTCGGGACGGGAATCCCCGGCGACACCATCGGTGGCGCGCTTGCCAGGGCCGGCCTGCTCGATCAGGTGACGATGACCATCGAGTCGGGTGTCTACGACGGACTACCACTCGGCGGTACGGATTTCGGTGCCGCCAGGAACCCCAGTGCCATTATCGGGCACGCGGCGCAGTTCGACTTCTACAACGGCGGTGGCGCGGATATCGCCTTCATGGGTGCGGGGCAGGTCAGCGGCACCGGCGATGTCAACGTCTCCGTGCTCGGTGGCCGAGTGATCGGATGCGGCGGGTTCATCGACATCCTGGACGGCGCCCGCCGCATCTGTTTCCTGCTCTCCGCGGGCGGGCGCAACCGGAAGTTCGTCGATCACGTCGATCACACGACCTTCAGCGGGCAGGCCGCGCTGGCCAAGGACCAGCAGGTGTATCTCGCCACCGAGGACGTCACGTTGCGGCTGACCGCGGCCGGGTGGGTCGTGCACGACCTGGATCCGTCCGTCGGAACAGGCGATGTCCTGCGCAACATTCCGATCCTCACCGACTCACTCGAGCGTTCGTCCGAATCCAAGGAGTAA
- a CDS encoding LacI family DNA-binding transcriptional regulator — protein sequence MVNRQRPGAKIGNQRLRRVSAADVAGAAGVSCAAVSYVMNGKPGVSEATRKRVLELADELGFKPNALAASLRRGHSNVIGLVLADIANPFYPELAAGVTDAAHASGYEVLLGHTKDDPDTLRRLVGVMIERQVDGVVLTALRRDDAEAIRELRRAHIPYVQLSRRIPQVAGDYVGIDDAAAARELMNHVVGHGYPTIAVVVGPRASSASAAREKVFAEVARERGMRLPAAWRISTQLSEAGGRAAAEHLFGLPEQPAAVVCGSDAIALGVMAAALGSGLRIPDDLAVTGFDGLPLATSPLVDLTTVTQPRQQMARGSVALLLRRIEAAPRKYTATICRHQLRIGRTCGCVRKEPYDG from the coding sequence ATGGTGAACCGGCAGCGACCGGGAGCGAAAATCGGCAATCAGCGGTTACGCCGCGTTTCGGCCGCCGACGTCGCCGGTGCGGCCGGAGTGTCGTGCGCGGCGGTTTCCTACGTGATGAACGGCAAGCCGGGCGTTTCGGAAGCCACCCGCAAGCGGGTGCTGGAGCTGGCCGACGAACTCGGTTTCAAGCCGAATGCCCTTGCCGCCAGCCTCCGCCGCGGGCATAGCAACGTCATCGGGCTGGTACTCGCAGACATCGCCAACCCCTTCTACCCTGAGCTTGCCGCCGGCGTCACAGACGCTGCTCATGCTTCTGGATACGAGGTTTTGCTCGGGCACACCAAGGACGATCCGGACACACTGCGACGGTTGGTCGGCGTGATGATCGAGCGTCAGGTAGATGGCGTTGTCCTCACCGCGTTGCGCCGTGACGATGCGGAGGCCATCCGGGAGCTGCGCCGCGCCCACATCCCTTACGTCCAACTGTCTCGCCGCATTCCGCAAGTAGCCGGTGACTATGTGGGTATCGACGACGCTGCGGCCGCTCGCGAACTGATGAATCACGTGGTCGGACACGGGTATCCGACTATCGCCGTCGTCGTCGGGCCGCGGGCATCCAGCGCGTCCGCCGCCCGCGAGAAGGTCTTCGCAGAGGTTGCCCGCGAGCGCGGCATGCGTCTGCCCGCAGCCTGGCGGATCAGCACACAGCTCAGCGAGGCCGGCGGACGTGCCGCGGCCGAGCACCTGTTCGGGTTACCCGAGCAGCCCGCAGCGGTGGTATGCGGTAGCGACGCCATCGCGCTCGGCGTGATGGCGGCCGCGCTCGGATCGGGCCTCCGTATTCCCGACGACCTCGCGGTAACCGGCTTCGACGGGCTTCCGCTCGCGACGTCTCCGCTGGTCGACCTCACCACGGTGACCCAGCCCCGGCAGCAGATGGCGCGCGGCTCGGTGGCGCTGCTGCTTCGCCGCATCGAGGCCGCGCCACGAAAGTACACCGCCACTATCTGCCGTCATCAGCTCCGGATCGGCCGGACCTGCGGCTGCGTACGAAAGGAGCCCTACGATGGCTGA
- the fabG gene encoding 3-oxoacyl-ACP reductase FabG, with the protein MADTPGRRIALVTGAGRGIGQAICAALAARGDTVVAADIDGDLAAATAREAGNGSIGIELDVGDRAAVDDVVEDTEDRVGPIAILVNNAGINRDAMLHKMTDDQWHAVLAVDLSAVFYTVRAVGRHMRQHGYGRIVNISSASWMGNIGQTNYAAAKAGVVGLTRSVAKELARFHITANAVCPGFIDTDMTRGLPAEIYRAQLDRIPLGRAGVPQDVAEVVAFLSSDSAEYVTGEVIAVGGGYTL; encoded by the coding sequence ATGGCTGACACACCTGGCCGCCGGATCGCGCTGGTCACCGGCGCGGGACGCGGTATCGGGCAGGCGATCTGCGCCGCGCTCGCGGCGCGCGGCGACACCGTTGTGGCTGCCGACATCGATGGTGACCTGGCGGCCGCGACGGCACGCGAGGCAGGCAACGGCAGCATCGGGATCGAACTCGATGTCGGCGACCGCGCCGCGGTCGACGACGTCGTCGAAGACACAGAGGATCGTGTCGGTCCGATCGCCATCCTGGTCAACAACGCTGGCATCAACCGAGACGCGATGCTGCACAAGATGACCGACGACCAGTGGCATGCCGTGCTCGCGGTCGATCTGTCCGCCGTGTTCTACACGGTTCGCGCAGTCGGCCGCCACATGCGCCAACACGGATACGGCCGCATCGTGAACATCTCGTCTGCCTCATGGATGGGCAATATCGGCCAGACCAACTACGCCGCCGCCAAGGCGGGTGTCGTCGGCCTGACTCGCTCCGTTGCCAAGGAACTGGCTCGGTTTCACATCACCGCGAACGCGGTGTGCCCCGGCTTCATCGACACGGACATGACTCGTGGTCTTCCCGCTGAGATCTATCGGGCCCAGCTGGACAGGATCCCACTCGGGCGCGCCGGTGTTCCCCAGGACGTCGCCGAGGTCGTGGCCTTCTTGTCCAGCGACTCCGCCGAGTACGTCACCGGCGAGGTCATCGCGGTGGGCGGCGGCTACACGCTATGA
- a CDS encoding thiolase family protein, which produces MMFTPPVVVAGARTPVGSYSGALADVPAHQLGATAVRGATDRAGIQVDEVDEFVIGCVGQVGPDAFNARRVALAAGARAGSTAMNVNRLCGSGLQSIISAALELQGGDAAIAVAGGNENMSRQPFLDFQARDGYRLADHLLVDGTRSLVTDPWGQYPMGVTAERVADRFGVNRREQDEFAAESQRRAGAALEAGLVEGEIVPVTVAGRRSARVVADDEHPRPGTTVEKLANLRAAFADDGTVTAGNSSGINDGAAAVVMTTAAVARDRRLPVLGELVAFSKVGVEPEIMGYAPTTAIGRVLQKSGLTLSDIGWIELNEAFAAQAVAVIRDAELDPALVNPLGGAIAWGHPIGATGAILTIRLLKNLRRTGKEHGLVTMCIGGGQALAAIFRVG; this is translated from the coding sequence ATGATGTTCACCCCCCCTGTCGTGGTTGCCGGTGCCCGAACTCCGGTGGGTAGCTACAGCGGCGCGCTGGCCGACGTGCCGGCACACCAACTCGGCGCGACCGCAGTCCGCGGCGCGACCGACCGTGCCGGCATCCAGGTGGATGAGGTCGACGAGTTCGTCATCGGCTGTGTCGGGCAGGTCGGCCCGGATGCCTTCAACGCCCGGCGGGTCGCCCTCGCTGCCGGGGCGCGTGCGGGTTCGACCGCGATGAACGTCAACCGGCTGTGCGGATCGGGGCTGCAGTCCATCATTTCCGCGGCGCTGGAGTTGCAAGGCGGCGATGCCGCGATCGCGGTGGCCGGAGGGAACGAGAACATGTCTCGCCAACCATTTCTGGATTTTCAAGCGAGGGACGGGTACCGCCTCGCCGACCATCTGCTCGTAGACGGCACCCGGTCACTGGTCACCGATCCATGGGGCCAGTATCCGATGGGCGTGACCGCGGAACGAGTCGCCGACCGGTTCGGTGTAAACCGAAGGGAGCAGGACGAATTCGCCGCCGAAAGCCAGCGCCGGGCCGGTGCCGCACTCGAAGCCGGGCTGGTCGAAGGCGAGATCGTTCCGGTCACCGTGGCCGGGCGGAGGAGCGCACGGGTCGTCGCCGACGACGAACACCCGCGGCCGGGCACCACGGTGGAGAAACTGGCGAATCTGCGGGCAGCATTCGCCGACGACGGCACGGTGACCGCAGGCAATTCTTCGGGAATCAACGATGGCGCCGCAGCTGTCGTCATGACAACGGCCGCCGTCGCGCGGGACCGAAGGCTGCCGGTCCTCGGCGAGCTGGTTGCCTTCTCGAAAGTCGGAGTGGAGCCCGAGATCATGGGCTACGCGCCGACCACAGCAATCGGGCGCGTGCTCCAAAAGTCCGGGCTGACCCTCTCCGACATCGGCTGGATCGAGCTCAACGAGGCATTCGCCGCGCAAGCTGTCGCCGTCATCCGCGACGCCGAACTCGATCCCGCACTTGTCAATCCGCTGGGCGGAGCTATCGCCTGGGGGCATCCGATCGGTGCCACGGGCGCAATCCTCACCATACGGCTCCTGAAAAACCTGCGGCGTACCGGAAAAGAGCACGGTCTCGTGACCATGTGCATCGGCGGCGGCCAAGCCCTCGCCGCCATTTTTCGCGTCGGCTGA